GCGGGAACCTGCCGACCGATTTCGGCTTTCCGATCGACGTCCATGCCCACGAGCCGGAGACCCTCTACGTCGTTCCGATCAAGAGCGACTCGGAGCACTTCCCGCCCGAGGGCAAGCTGCGGGTCTATCGCAGCCGGACGGGTGGCAACGAATGGGAGGCGCTCACCCAAGGGCTGCCACAGCGCGATTGCTACGTGAACGTCCTGCGGGACGCGATGGCCGTCGACCGGCTCGACCCCTGCGGCGTCTACTTCGGGACCACCGGAGGGCAGGTGTACGCCTCGGCCGATTCCGGCGACAGCTGGGTGCCGATCGTCCGCGACCTGCCGGCCGTCCTGTCGGTCGAAGTCCAGACGCTGCCATGATCCGCGTGGCGCTCCCGCCGCACCTGCGGACGCTGGCGCAGGTCAAAGGCGAAGTGACGCTCGACGTGTCGGGCCGGGTCACGCGGGCGTCCGTGCTCGACGCGCTCGAGATCCGCTATCCCATGCTGCGCGGGACGATCCGCGACCACGGCACCGGGCAGCGACGGCCGTTCCTGCGATTCTT
This genomic interval from Candidatus Polarisedimenticolia bacterium contains the following:
- a CDS encoding MoaD/ThiS family protein, giving the protein MIRVALPPHLRTLAQVKGEVTLDVSGRVTRASVLDALEIRYPMLRGTIRDHGTGQRRPFLRFFACERDVTHQPPDAPLPDAVASGEEPFFVVGAIAGG